In the Candidatus Electrothrix sp. GW3-4 genome, one interval contains:
- a CDS encoding nucleotidyltransferase domain-containing protein, whose amino-acid sequence MDKKEAIRKLIQYKRLLSQYMSFDKMMLFGSYARGTQREDSDVDVAIIVDEMEGDYFSTRPLLWRIRREVDDRIEPVLLETKHDQGGFLKEIIKNGILIQDS is encoded by the coding sequence ATGGATAAAAAAGAGGCTATAAGGAAACTGATACAATATAAGCGTCTCCTGTCACAATATATGTCATTTGATAAAATGATGCTGTTCGGTTCTTATGCGCGAGGAACTCAACGGGAAGACAGCGATGTGGATGTCGCAATAATAGTGGATGAAATGGAGGGGGATTATTTTTCCACAAGACCGCTGCTCTGGAGAATCAGGAGAGAAGTGGACGACAGGATTGAACCGGTTCTTCTCGAAACAAAACATGACCAAGGAGGTTTTCTGAAAGAAATAATAAAAAACGGAATCCTGATACAGGATTCCTGA
- a CDS encoding HEPN domain-containing protein translates to MTDQVQYWVELSEYDIETARAMLKSGRYLYVGFMAHQSVEKILKACYVKGNGKPAPFSHSLSYLAKKAEIYDAFSENQKLFIDMLEPMNIECRYPTHKEQLMKSLTEERCKEILTNAKELQQWIKKRL, encoded by the coding sequence ATGACTGATCAAGTACAATATTGGGTTGAATTGTCAGAATATGATATTGAAACAGCCCGAGCTATGCTGAAAAGCGGGCGGTATCTTTATGTCGGCTTTATGGCTCACCAGTCTGTTGAAAAGATACTTAAAGCCTGTTATGTGAAAGGCAACGGCAAACCGGCTCCTTTTTCCCACAGTTTGTCTTACCTCGCAAAGAAAGCGGAAATTTATGATGCTTTTTCAGAGAACCAGAAACTTTTTATCGACATGCTCGAACCGATGAATATTGAGTGCAGATACCCGACGCACAAAGAGCAACTGATGAAAAGTTTAACGGAAGAACGCTGCAAAGAGATACTTACAAATGCAAAGGAACTGCAACAATGGATAAAAAAGAGGCTATAA
- a CDS encoding helix-turn-helix domain-containing protein, whose amino-acid sequence MPTPKSPSIAVSEQQKEILSKIARQSTADFREVSRASLILEIEKGKPNSKIAKVMSCSIDKVKHWRYKWLANQDTLMQIETDPQNANQLEKSIREVLKDNPRPGAPVTYSSEQYCQILAVALEHPEESGRPISQWSSRELADECNKRGITSGISDRQVGRFLKRNRCETSS is encoded by the coding sequence ATGCCTACACCCAAATCGCCATCAATTGCTGTTTCCGAACAACAGAAAGAAATTTTGTCAAAAATAGCTCGACAATCAACAGCTGATTTTCGTGAGGTAAGTCGGGCTTCTTTAATATTGGAGATTGAGAAAGGAAAACCGAACTCAAAGATTGCAAAAGTCATGAGTTGCAGTATCGACAAGGTTAAACATTGGAGATACAAGTGGCTGGCCAACCAAGATACTTTAATGCAAATAGAGACTGATCCCCAAAATGCCAATCAGTTGGAAAAAAGTATTCGAGAAGTTTTAAAAGATAATCCGCGTCCGGGAGCACCAGTAACTTATTCTTCAGAACAATATTGTCAGATTTTAGCAGTTGCACTGGAGCATCCCGAAGAAAGCGGTCGTCCAATTTCTCAATGGAGCAGTAGGGAATTGGCGGATGAATGCAATAAGCGTGGGATAACCTCTGGAATTTCGGACCGTCAAGTGGGCCGATTTTTAAAAAGAAACCGATGTGAAACCTCATCATAG
- a CDS encoding transposase: MKPHHSRYWLNPNHDNEELFVLEVKDVCETYHEAPRKAVINGRRTISIDENTGIQALERKNPTKKIEPGKPERIEFEYIRHGTLSLIANFDVVTGEVVSPSIGDTRDEHDFCEHIRSLILSDPETREWVFVADQLNTHKSESLVKLVSELCEIKDNLGVKGKQGILKSMKSRAEFLRKKDHAIRFVYTPKHCSWLNQVEIWFGILTKKIIKRGNFTSKKDLRSKLLDFIDYFNATMAKPYKWTFNGLPLKA; encoded by the coding sequence GTGAAACCTCATCATAGTCGGTATTGGCTCAATCCCAATCATGACAATGAAGAACTGTTTGTTTTAGAAGTGAAAGATGTCTGTGAAACATACCACGAAGCTCCCCGAAAGGCGGTAATAAACGGCAGGCGAACCATCAGTATTGATGAAAATACCGGAATACAGGCTCTTGAGAGGAAAAATCCGACAAAAAAGATAGAGCCGGGAAAGCCGGAGCGGATTGAGTTTGAGTACATCAGGCACGGAACACTCTCGCTCATTGCAAACTTTGACGTAGTGACCGGTGAAGTCGTCTCTCCCAGCATAGGAGACACTCGGGACGAACATGATTTTTGCGAACATATTCGAAGCCTTATATTAAGCGATCCGGAAACTCGGGAGTGGGTCTTTGTGGCTGATCAGCTCAATACTCATAAGTCGGAATCACTTGTCAAGTTGGTCAGTGAATTATGCGAAATAAAAGATAATTTAGGCGTCAAAGGGAAACAAGGCATTTTGAAATCAATGAAAAGCAGAGCCGAATTTCTCAGGAAGAAAGACCATGCAATTCGCTTTGTTTATACCCCAAAACACTGTTCATGGCTCAATCAAGTAGAAATTTGGTTTGGTATTCTTACTAAGAAAATCATTAAAAGAGGTAATTTTACATCAAAAAAAGATCTCAGGAGCAAATTGCTCGACTTTATTGATTACTTTAATGCGACAATGGCAAAACCATACAAATGGACATTTAATGGGTTGCCGTTAAAAGCATAG
- a CDS encoding IS1634 family transposase, with protein sequence MRRAVLVAGMYDELGLGELIDSLIHQDKEKRVVSVGQAVKAMVLNGLGFANRALYLTPHFFQDKPVDRLIGEGIEAQHLNDTVLGRALEVIYEHNPEELYSQLAARAIGRLGLLARFGHLDSTSFHTDGRYPANGSEEEEGVIRITKGYSRDHRPDLNQIVLQLICERQAGIPLLMKPLSGNSSDKTDFRETVQAHIDQMKNDFSLEYLVADSALYTAQTLKELSMILWISRVPETLNLSQEIIHEVASNLMQDPEKAASRSLGVVYGDVRQRWLVVYSPEAYQRGRKTVNKKCLKLSTNESKQFDKLCKQDFACEADALKALSRFEKKLKILSIHDARVVALPRHKGKGRPAKGKKPDFYVYRIEGNPASLLQERTRLLERKSCFILATNQLDCEELSDEELLKVYKDQQKVERGFRFLKDPMFMASTLFLKSRKRIMALMMVMTLCLLVYAALEYRIRQALEINNETFPNQKGKPAPNPTARWVFQFFSGIHLLLVGGMQQLVLNLNEHHLRLLKLLGGRYEKLYSGNGQRVC encoded by the coding sequence TTGCGCCGCGCTGTACTAGTCGCGGGTATGTATGACGAACTCGGACTTGGGGAGCTGATTGACAGTCTGATTCATCAGGATAAAGAAAAGCGAGTTGTCTCAGTTGGTCAGGCAGTTAAGGCAATGGTTCTTAACGGGTTGGGCTTTGCGAATCGGGCATTGTATCTGACCCCGCATTTTTTCCAGGATAAACCGGTAGATCGACTCATCGGAGAAGGCATTGAGGCCCAGCACCTGAACGATACTGTTTTGGGCCGGGCCTTAGAAGTGATTTACGAGCATAATCCCGAAGAGTTATATTCGCAGCTTGCAGCTAGGGCAATTGGTCGTCTAGGGCTGCTGGCACGTTTTGGTCACTTGGATTCAACGAGTTTTCATACCGACGGTCGCTATCCAGCCAACGGATCAGAAGAGGAAGAAGGTGTTATTCGGATCACAAAAGGCTACAGCCGTGATCATCGTCCGGATCTGAACCAGATCGTGTTGCAGCTCATTTGCGAACGACAGGCTGGCATCCCGCTTCTGATGAAGCCGTTAAGTGGTAACAGTAGCGATAAAACAGATTTTCGGGAAACAGTGCAAGCGCATATTGATCAGATGAAAAACGATTTCAGCCTGGAATATCTGGTTGCGGATAGTGCGCTCTATACAGCGCAAACATTAAAAGAACTGAGCATGATATTGTGGATTTCCCGTGTACCGGAGACATTGAATCTGTCCCAGGAGATCATCCATGAAGTAGCTTCAAATCTGATGCAGGATCCTGAAAAAGCAGCATCTCGCAGTCTCGGGGTAGTTTATGGCGATGTCAGGCAGCGCTGGTTGGTTGTCTATTCGCCTGAAGCATATCAACGGGGACGCAAGACCGTAAACAAAAAATGCCTCAAGCTGAGCACAAATGAATCCAAGCAATTCGATAAATTGTGCAAACAGGATTTTGCCTGCGAGGCCGATGCATTGAAAGCACTGTCCCGTTTTGAAAAAAAGCTGAAAATACTCTCAATTCATGACGCTCGTGTTGTTGCTTTACCTCGCCATAAGGGCAAAGGACGGCCAGCCAAGGGCAAGAAACCGGACTTTTATGTTTACCGCATTGAAGGCAACCCAGCCTCCCTGCTTCAGGAGAGAACCCGATTGTTGGAACGAAAAAGCTGTTTTATTCTTGCAACGAATCAGTTGGACTGCGAAGAATTGTCCGACGAGGAACTCTTGAAAGTGTACAAAGATCAGCAAAAGGTTGAACGGGGTTTTCGTTTCCTCAAAGATCCTATGTTTATGGCTTCAACGCTTTTTTTAAAATCCCGAAAACGTATCATGGCCCTGATGATGGTTATGACGCTTTGCCTCCTGGTGTACGCCGCGTTGGAATATCGCATCAGACAAGCGCTCGAAATAAATAATGAAACATTTCCCAACCAGAAAGGAAAACCTGCCCCTAACCCTACTGCTCGTTGGGTATTTCAGTTTTTTTCAGGAATTCACCTGCTGCTTGTCGGCGGAATGCAACAGCTGGTCCTGAATTTAAATGAACATCATTTGCGTCTGCTGAAGCTGTTGGGTGGGAGATATGAAAAATTATATTCTGGAAATGGACAGAGGGTATGCTGA
- a CDS encoding helix-turn-helix domain-containing protein: MSSAFESIQQGLRESIDFAKGKPIKAVVHEVTQPDVKAVRQHIGMTQAEFASAFGISLGTLRHWERGDRTPRGPARVLLNVVAKEPKAVLRALSGHRN; encoded by the coding sequence ATGAGCAGCGCATTTGAGAGTATTCAGCAAGGACTACGTGAATCTATTGATTTTGCGAAAGGAAAACCGATAAAGGCTGTTGTGCATGAGGTTACACAGCCGGATGTGAAGGCGGTTCGTCAGCATATAGGAATGACCCAGGCGGAATTCGCTTCCGCATTCGGTATCAGCTTGGGGACACTTCGCCACTGGGAACGGGGTGACCGCACTCCGCGAGGTCCGGCGCGTGTACTGCTGAATGTTGTGGCAAAGGAACCGAAAGCTGTGTTGCGGGCGTTGTCAGGTCACAGAAACTAA
- a CDS encoding type II toxin-antitoxin system RelE/ParE family toxin, translating to MIRKSRSESCRAALTDTETVQKERSRRENRHNTAFLSLTFFTPRHTSLLVKSNPMDYNIPMNTVVELPGFIRRAEKLLRTPERENLIRYLAANPEAGVLLQGTGGIRKLRWKREGTGKSSGVRVIYYFHSEQYPLFLLTLFGKSEKANISKAERNMLAKLTEELLATYGSKQRGA from the coding sequence ATGATCAGAAAATCCCGGTCAGAGTCCTGCCGGGCTGCATTGACGGACACGGAAACCGTGCAGAAAGAGAGGTCACGACGGGAAAATCGACATAACACCGCGTTCCTCTCACTGACCTTTTTTACGCCAAGGCATACCTCCCTTCTTGTCAAGAGTAATCCAATGGATTACAATATCCCTATGAACACAGTAGTCGAACTCCCGGGATTTATCCGACGTGCGGAAAAATTGCTGCGTACCCCGGAGCGGGAAAATCTGATCCGATATCTTGCAGCCAATCCAGAGGCAGGTGTACTCCTTCAGGGTACAGGCGGTATTCGGAAACTGCGCTGGAAACGCGAAGGCACGGGAAAAAGCAGCGGTGTCCGGGTCATCTACTATTTTCACAGTGAGCAATACCCGTTGTTTTTGCTGACTTTGTTCGGAAAATCCGAAAAGGCGAACATCAGCAAAGCGGAGCGGAACATGCTGGCCAAATTAACCGAAGAACTGCTGGCGACATATGGAAGTAAACAAAGAGGGGCGTGA
- a CDS encoding DUF3368 domain-containing protein produces the protein MTSRSSSEKNGLVIADSGAIFSLAVIDQLEMLNALFDNISIPNAVWQEITLDEKTDYYAQIYRFFRDKIKPIKGLNTLTPLMDYGESECVLLYKESEADFLLIDDRKARAIAENFGINCIGTLGILSVARDKNLIPALKPLFDMLLTNKRFYSIRLLNSLLAQHNEDMIT, from the coding sequence ATGACATCGCGAAGCTCAAGTGAGAAAAACGGACTTGTTATTGCGGATTCCGGCGCAATATTTTCACTGGCCGTTATTGATCAGCTGGAGATGCTCAATGCGTTGTTTGATAACATCTCTATTCCGAATGCCGTCTGGCAGGAGATCACTCTTGACGAAAAAACCGATTACTATGCGCAAATCTACCGCTTCTTCCGCGATAAAATCAAACCGATCAAAGGACTGAACACCCTGACGCCTCTGATGGATTACGGAGAATCGGAATGTGTGCTCCTCTACAAAGAATCAGAAGCCGATTTTCTGTTGATTGATGACAGAAAGGCCCGTGCAATTGCCGAAAACTTCGGCATAAACTGCATCGGTACGCTGGGAATATTATCCGTTGCCCGAGATAAAAACCTTATCCCTGCCCTCAAGCCGCTTTTTGACATGCTGTTGACAAACAAACGGTTTTATTCCATCAGGTTGCTTAATTCGCTTTTAGCACAACACAATGAAGACATGATTACGTGA
- a CDS encoding UPF0175 family protein, which yields MNTQSISVDFPADILLALNETENELRQRIRLALAVQLYKAQKLTVGKAAQIAGLSRLQFETVLSENEIPISNLTAAEVMDDIAKLK from the coding sequence ATGAATACGCAATCAATATCTGTAGATTTCCCCGCCGACATCCTCCTTGCCTTAAATGAGACGGAAAACGAACTGCGGCAGCGCATTCGCCTTGCTCTGGCAGTTCAGCTCTATAAAGCACAGAAACTGACTGTCGGAAAAGCCGCGCAGATCGCCGGTCTTTCCCGGTTGCAGTTTGAGACTGTCCTGTCGGAAAACGAGATCCCAATATCCAATCTGACAGCCGCCGAGGTTATGGATGACATCGCGAAGCTCAAGTGA
- a CDS encoding IS3 family transposase (programmed frameshift): MSRKRRVHSAAFKGKVALEALKELKPINVLASQYEIQPNQISTWKKQLKEGVTEIFSKKRGRAKEDSSKAEKRLYEEIGRLKMELDWLKKKVCESFSDPLDLIDSQHKSISIQKQCELLGISRSRYYYKPAVESELNLKLMRIIDEIYTDCPFYGSRRMVIELERRSFHVNRKRVQRLMRLMGIEAIYPKPKLTQRNSEHKVYPYLLRNILIDRPNQVWSTDITYIPMQDGFMYLTAIIDWYSRYILSWRISNTMDNDFCLEALDEALTQGLPDIFNTDQGVQFTSRQFTQRLTDVDVQISMDGKGRALDNIFVERLWRTVKHENIYLKDYQNGSELHHGLEEYFSFYNTRRPHQSLGYRFPEDIHYS, from the exons ATGTCACGTAAAAGAAGAGTTCACTCAGCAGCATTCAAAGGAAAAGTTGCCCTTGAAGCATTGAAAGAATTGAAGCCAATCAATGTATTAGCCTCCCAGTACGAGATTCAACCAAACCAGATAAGCACCTGGAAAAAGCAGCTCAAAGAAGGAGTGACCGAAATATTCAGCAAAAAGCGCGGTAGAGCCAAAGAGGACTCCAGTAAAGCTGAAAAACGCTTATACGAGGAAATCGGTCGCCTGAAAATGGAGCTGGACTGGCTGAAAAAAAAAGTCTG TGAGTCCTTTTCGGATCCCCTTGATTTAATTGACTCTCAGCACAAGTCGATTAGCATCCAGAAGCAATGTGAGCTACTCGGCATCAGCCGATCCCGCTACTACTACAAGCCTGCGGTTGAAAGCGAGCTGAACCTCAAATTGATGCGAATTATCGACGAGATCTACACGGACTGCCCTTTTTACGGAAGCAGACGGATGGTCATTGAGCTGGAACGACGTTCTTTTCACGTAAACAGAAAACGGGTTCAACGGTTAATGCGCCTCATGGGGATTGAGGCAATTTATCCTAAGCCGAAGCTAACGCAACGGAATAGTGAACATAAGGTCTATCCTTACCTCTTGAGGAACATCTTGATTGATCGTCCCAATCAGGTCTGGAGCACCGATATCACGTATATTCCGATGCAGGACGGTTTCATGTACCTGACGGCAATTATTGACTGGTACAGCCGCTACATCCTGAGCTGGCGCATATCCAATACGATGGATAATGACTTTTGCCTTGAGGCTCTTGACGAAGCGTTAACTCAAGGATTACCCGACATTTTCAACACAGATCAGGGGGTGCAGTTTACGAGCAGGCAGTTTACACAACGCCTGACAGATGTTGATGTGCAAATCAGCATGGACGGCAAGGGACGGGCGCTGGATAATATTTTTGTTGAGCGTCTTTGGCGGACGGTAAAGCATGAAAATATCTATCTGAAAGACTACCAAAACGGCAGTGAGTTACACCACGGTCTGGAAGAATATTTTTCTTTTTATAATACTCGGCGGCCTCATCAGTCTTTGGGGTACAGGTTCCCTGAAGATATTCATTATTCCTGA
- a CDS encoding tetratricopeptide repeat protein, with the protein MKLIYSIKFIAINAFFLIFTFLNTSYAATVQDFLRRGSRYMSNEHYAEALRIYEKGIQLYPNEAHLNLQAGFASWELGDYSEAKFFF; encoded by the coding sequence ATGAAATTGATATACAGTATTAAATTCATAGCAATAAATGCTTTTTTTTTGATATTTACCTTTTTGAACACATCTTATGCCGCAACTGTACAAGATTTTCTTAGGAGGGGAAGCAGATATATGTCGAATGAACATTATGCTGAGGCATTAAGAATCTACGAAAAAGGGATTCAACTATATCCAAATGAAGCGCATTTAAATTTACAGGCAGGTTTTGCCTCTTGGGAACTCGGTGATTATAGCGAAGCCAAATTTTTTTTTTGA
- a CDS encoding transposase: MHNKNIKRLVQKELKENYPNWNRLNRKTKKEISRKVLAQVAGEYDFKQDISATPDQLLGVEQQVPTKGIISLDQMADIVNESKNNSIIKLFGERRFAKYIKDEELQFIDQLLDNEIINRLLAYDGYSPAMRDFFPHNMFRAELLKTIKYPEISYRKFCDEEYLGLDRKQNRAFIGLSLREKTMIDHTQLSKFRNSLTFVQQINITVYILHHFLQSGMLGDHILHGVDSTELANECKIPLASLNINGQNIRIYNDLDSDCGKRRNKRDKSVYVVGYRLHTLTAIDAETDHSFPIISLLAPANHHDSHFLSLLVDVAQAMGVKMKLITADTAYHDNDGSLYNKTGVYVTTPPCSTVSTPDNVDAVKGTVFCHDECSVPMEYAGVEGNHHEYKCAANTGECLLEGSCPQCRCIPLDRGFFQRIPYHVEQIQEAHDIRKNSERPFNLLKHQTGLETIRVRGQSAITARCTLSSISLLLLKMIGTRKKIPAKKSPQLPLFKMAT, from the coding sequence ATGCATAATAAAAATATCAAACGTCTCGTACAAAAAGAGCTTAAGGAAAACTATCCTAATTGGAACCGGCTGAACCGTAAGACCAAAAAGGAAATCTCTCGAAAAGTCCTCGCGCAGGTCGCGGGCGAGTATGATTTCAAGCAGGATATTTCAGCCACCCCAGATCAGCTGCTCGGCGTGGAGCAACAGGTTCCGACAAAGGGGATTATCAGCCTTGATCAGATGGCCGATATTGTCAATGAATCAAAAAATAACAGTATCATAAAGCTTTTTGGCGAAAGGCGTTTCGCCAAATATATCAAAGATGAAGAGCTCCAGTTTATCGACCAGCTGCTTGACAACGAAATTATCAATCGCCTGTTAGCTTATGACGGCTATAGTCCTGCTATGCGGGACTTTTTCCCTCACAACATGTTCCGTGCCGAACTGCTCAAGACGATCAAGTATCCAGAAATCAGCTACCGAAAATTCTGTGATGAAGAATACCTCGGCCTTGACCGCAAACAGAATCGCGCCTTTATCGGATTGTCATTGCGTGAAAAAACAATGATCGACCATACTCAGCTTAGCAAATTCCGTAATTCCCTCACATTTGTCCAACAGATTAATATTACGGTTTATATTTTGCATCATTTTTTGCAGTCCGGGATGCTTGGTGACCATATCCTGCACGGAGTGGACTCTACCGAACTGGCCAATGAATGTAAAATCCCCCTGGCTTCATTGAATATCAATGGTCAAAATATACGCATTTACAATGATCTCGACAGCGACTGTGGAAAACGACGCAACAAGCGTGACAAATCTGTGTACGTAGTCGGCTATCGTCTGCATACGTTAACTGCAATTGACGCTGAAACTGATCATAGTTTTCCGATCATATCTTTGCTTGCACCGGCAAATCACCATGATAGTCACTTTCTTTCGCTTTTGGTCGATGTGGCGCAGGCTATGGGGGTTAAGATGAAACTCATCACCGCCGATACCGCCTATCATGACAATGACGGATCATTATACAATAAAACAGGTGTATACGTGACAACTCCACCCTGTTCTACAGTATCTACACCGGATAATGTTGATGCTGTCAAAGGCACTGTTTTCTGCCATGATGAATGTTCTGTTCCTATGGAGTATGCAGGCGTCGAAGGGAATCATCACGAGTATAAATGTGCTGCAAATACAGGTGAATGTCTTCTCGAAGGAAGCTGTCCGCAATGTCGATGCATACCGTTAGACAGAGGCTTTTTCCAGCGAATACCTTACCATGTCGAGCAGATACAGGAGGCACACGATATTCGCAAAAATTCTGAACGACCTTTCAACCTGTTAAAACATCAAACCGGCCTTGAAACCATTCGGGTTCGCGGTCAGTCCGCGATCACAGCTCGATGTACGCTCAGCAGTATTTCCTTGTTATTGTTGAAAATGATAGGAACCCGCAAAAAAATACCTGCTAAAAAGTCACCGCAACTGCCACTCTTCAAAATGGCAACATAG
- a CDS encoding IS1634 family transposase, translating to MGLVAGMYDELGLGELIDSLIHQDKEKRVVSVGQAVKAMVLNGLGFANRALYLTPHFFQDKPVDRLIGEGIEAQHLNDTVLGRALEVIYEHNPEELYSQLAARAIGRLGLLARFGHLDSTSFHTDGRYPANGSEEEEGVIRITKGYSRDHRPDLNQIVLQLICERQAGIPLLMKPLSGNSSDKTDFRETVQAHIDQMKNDFSLEYLVADSALYTAQTLKELSMILWISRVPETLNLSQEIIHEVASNLMQDPEKAASRSLGVVYGDVRQRWLVVYSPEAYQRGRKTVNKKCLKLSTNESKQFDKLCKQDFACEADALKALSRFEKKLKILSIHDARVVALPRHKGKGRPAKGKKPDFYVYRIEGNPASLLQERTRLLERKSCFILATNQLDCEELSDEELLKVYKDQQKVERGFRFLKDPMFMASTLFFKIPKTYHGPDDGYDALPPGVRRVGISHQTSARNK from the coding sequence TTGGGCCTAGTCGCGGGTATGTATGACGAACTCGGACTTGGGGAGCTGATTGACAGTCTGATTCATCAGGATAAAGAAAAGCGAGTTGTCTCAGTTGGTCAGGCAGTTAAGGCAATGGTTCTTAACGGGTTGGGCTTTGCGAATCGGGCATTGTATCTGACCCCGCATTTTTTCCAGGATAAACCGGTAGATCGACTCATCGGAGAAGGCATTGAGGCCCAGCACCTGAACGATACTGTTTTGGGCCGGGCCTTAGAAGTGATTTACGAGCATAATCCCGAAGAGTTATATTCGCAGCTTGCAGCTAGGGCAATTGGTCGTCTAGGGCTGCTGGCACGTTTTGGTCACTTGGATTCAACGAGTTTTCATACCGACGGTCGCTATCCAGCCAACGGATCAGAAGAGGAAGAAGGTGTTATTCGGATCACAAAAGGCTACAGCCGTGATCATCGTCCGGATCTGAACCAGATCGTGTTGCAGCTCATTTGCGAACGACAGGCTGGCATCCCGCTTCTGATGAAGCCGTTAAGTGGTAACAGTAGCGATAAAACAGATTTTCGGGAAACAGTGCAAGCGCATATTGATCAGATGAAAAACGATTTCAGCCTGGAATATCTGGTTGCGGATAGTGCGCTCTATACAGCGCAAACATTAAAAGAACTGAGCATGATATTGTGGATTTCCCGTGTACCGGAGACATTGAATCTGTCCCAGGAGATCATCCATGAAGTAGCTTCAAATCTGATGCAGGATCCTGAAAAAGCAGCATCTCGCAGTCTCGGGGTAGTTTATGGCGATGTCAGGCAGCGCTGGTTGGTTGTCTATTCGCCTGAAGCATATCAACGGGGACGCAAGACCGTAAACAAAAAATGCCTCAAGCTGAGCACAAATGAATCCAAGCAATTCGATAAATTGTGCAAACAGGATTTTGCCTGCGAGGCCGATGCATTGAAAGCACTGTCCCGTTTTGAAAAAAAGCTGAAAATACTCTCAATTCATGACGCTCGTGTTGTTGCTTTACCTCGCCATAAGGGCAAAGGACGGCCAGCCAAGGGCAAGAAACCGGACTTTTATGTTTACCGCATTGAAGGCAACCCAGCCTCCCTGCTTCAGGAGAGAACCCGATTGTTGGAACGAAAAAGCTGTTTTATTCTTGCAACGAATCAGTTGGACTGCGAAGAATTGTCCGACGAGGAACTCTTGAAAGTGTACAAAGATCAGCAAAAGGTTGAACGGGGTTTTCGTTTCCTCAAAGATCCTATGTTTATGGCTTCAACGCTTTTTTTTAAAATCCCGAAAACGTATCATGGCCCTGATGATGGTTATGACGCTTTGCCTCCTGGTGTACGCCGCGTTGGAATATCGCATCAGACAAGCGCTCGAAATAAATAA